The following nucleotide sequence is from Lentisphaerota bacterium.
GCGCCAACAGGCCGAGGCGCGCCAGATCCGCCGCATCGAGCGCGTGTCGCATCTGCCACTTCCAATCCGCCCACGCCGGCGTCGCGCGGACCGCATCCAACCACCCCCGCAACGCCGCCGCATCCATGAATCGGATCCGGCTGCGAACGCGTGGCCTTTTAAGACTGTCCGTGTTGGCCATGTCCGATCATCCGCCGCGCCGCTTCAAGAATCGCCTCGGGCTCGGCCATGCGGCCCGGGCCGTTGGCGCCGCAGGCCAGCTCGCCCGCCGCAGCCTCGATAATCCCGGCGCCGCGCGCACGCACCGTAGCCAGATTGGCCTGGGTCGCCGGATGATCCCACATCCCCGTGTTCATCGCCGGCGCAATCAGCAGCGGCGCGCGCGTTGCGAGCGCGGTGGCGGTGAGCAGGTCGTCGGCCAAGCCGTGAGCCAGCTTGGCCAGCACGTTGGCCGTGCACGGCGCCACCACCATGATGCCAGCTCGCTCGGCGAGTGACACATGCCCCGGCATCCACTCCTCCGGATCGTCCAGCGCACTCACGCCGACCGGGTTGCGCGAGAGGGTCCGGAAGGTCAGCGGCGTCACGAAACGGGTCGCAGCCTCGGTCATCACCACATGCACGGACCACCCCGCCTTGATCATCAGCCGAGCCAGCTCCGCCGCCTTGTAAACGGCGATCGAACCGGTCACGCCGAGAACCACTTCCACTGGTTTTGTTTGTTTCATGGAATCCTCCTTTATTTTTTGCTTTCCGCGTTCTGCTCAAAAATGGTCCCCAGCCCGAACACGGTCAGGTGCGGGTCAATCACAAACGGCATGCCGATTCCGGTCAGCACCCAGCGGGCAAAACCGCCGGTTCCGACGAGTGTGACGTCGGGTCCCAGCGTCTGCAACAGGTAGCCGACAATCTCGCGCACCATGCCGCGGTAGCCAATCCGGGCGCCGATCTGGATTGCGCCGCGCGTGCTGCGTCCGATCTTCGGACACGCACCGCCCGGCGCCACGTGCGGCAGCAGGGCCGTCCGCTCGTGCAGGTAGTCGGTCATCAGTGGCAGCCCCGGCGCAATCACGCCGCCGATATAGCCCCGCGCCGGCGTCACGATATCGAATGTCAGCGCCGTGCCGAAGTCGGCGACGATCAGCGGCGCGCCGTACTTCACCACGCCGCCGGCCGCGTTCGCAAGCCGGTCTGCGCCGATGGTCCGGGGATCCGGATAATCGATCGCCACCGCCATCGGAATCCCCGCCCGCACCACCAGCGGCGTGCATCCCAGCTCGCGCATGACGAGCGTGCGCCACAGCGGGTTCGTCGCGGGGACAACCGACCCCAGCACCGCGCCGCACACCCCGCCTTTGGCGGCCCGCCGCACCGCCGCGGCGCAGGCGTCCGGATTCTTGACAACGCCGCCCGCCACATGGGCAAACCGCGAAACACGGCCATCCACATAGAGCGCCAAGCTGGTCGACGTGTTGCCGACATCAATCACCACACACCGCATGCGTCGCCTCCTTCCATCAGACCGCCGCCCATTCCAACGACAGGTCCACTGCGGGGGCTGAATGCGTCAGGCACCCCAGCGAAATCGCATCGACGCCGGTTGCCGCCACCGCCGCCGCCCGTTCGAGCGTAATCCCGCCGGAGGCCTCCAGACGCGCGCGGCCCGCCGTGATCTGGACGCATTCGCGCATCCTGGCGCAATCCATATTGTCGAGCATGACCCAGTCGGGGTTGCCACGCAGCGCGCTGACCAGTTCCTCGACGCTCTCCACTTCCACCTCGACCGGGATCGCGGGGAAGCAGCGCCGCGCCGCCGCGACGGCCAGATCCAGCCGCGACGGATCGCCACCCTGCCAGAGCCGGCGGTGATTGTCCTTCATCAGCACACGGTCGAAGAGGCCGAAGCGGTGGTTGGCGCCCCCGCCGCATAGCACGCTGTATTTTTCGAAGAGCCTCAACCCGGGCGTGGTCTTGCGGGTGTCGAGGATTTGCGTCCCCCACGGTTTGACGACCTCGGCGAAACGGCTCGTGAGTGTCGCGATGCCGCACATCCGCTGCATGAAATTGAGGGCCGTCCGTTCGGCGGTCAGAATCGCCGCCGCCCGTCCGCGGATCGCGAGCACCGTCGCGCCGGGCGCCGCGTCGCAGCCGTCGGCAATGACGGTCTCGCAGACCACGTCCGGGTCCACCGCTTGCAGGACGGCTGCCGCCACGGCTCCTCCGGCCACGCGGCACGCCGCGCGGCTGAGGATCGCTCCGACGGCCTCCGCATCCGGATCCACCAGCGCCAGCGTCGTCACATCCCCCGGCCCGACATCCTCGTCCAGCGCCAGCCGCACCGCCTCAAAGGCCCGCGGATTCCCCATGAGATCAGGCAACACCCTATCACCCCTTACGTTTGGCATGGATGTACATTTTGAAGCATACGGACGAAAAGATACACAATAAAATGCGGGGGTGTTGGGGTGAGAAGGCGGGTAAGTGCGAAGCGAGACACTTTTTGCTTGCAGTTTGTTACCGCAAGTACTAATCTGCACGCATGTTCAAGGAAAGATCACTCTCATCCCGCGTCAGGGGGGCCGTCAAGTCTTTCCGCGTTGTCGTGGTGAGCGGTGCGCGACAGACCGGCAAGACAACCTTGCTGCGTCATCTCTTTCCGGAATGGGATTGTGTCACGTTCGACCCGGTGACTGACATCGAAGGCGCGCGCGCCGATCCCGATCTGTTCTTGGACAACCACCCGCCGCCTCTGATCCTCGATGAGATCCAGTATGCGGCCGAGGTCGTTGCCGCGCTGAAGCGCCGCGTGGACCGCGCCGGCGACCTTCCAGGCCAGTACATCCTGACCGGTTCGCAGCAGTGGCAGGTCATGCGCGTGTTGGCGGAGAGCCTGGCTGGACGGGCAGTCTTCATCGACCTCCACGGTCTGAGTGTGGCCGAATCCGCCGATGCGCCCGAGAGCGGCTGGCTTCCGTTCTGGCTAGGGGGTGCCGACGCATTCATGGACCATCAGGCCGGACGGCGGTCCGGTCTGCGGCTCCACCGCTGGCTGTGGCGCGGTTCGCTGCCAGGAACCCTGCTGGTGGAGGACGCGTGGATCGCCTCATTCTGGGACGCCTACCAGCGTACCTACATCGAGCGTGATGCGCGCGCCTTGGCCGAGCTCGGCGATTGGCAGCAGTTCGGCCTGTTTCTCCGTCTGGCGGGGGCGCTGAGCGCGCAGGAGGTGAACGCGAGCCAGTTTGGGCGCGAGATGGGCGTGACGCCCCGCACCGCGCGCAAGTGGCTGGACGTCCTCACGGGGACCTTCCAGTGGCACGAGATTCCCGCCTGGCAAGGGAATGCCGTCAAACGCGTGATTGCCAAACCCAAGGGCTATCTGGGTGACACGGGACTCATCTGCCACGGTCAGCGCATCTCCTCGTCCGAGGCGTTGGGCGGGCATCCGCTCCTGGGCGCCTTGTTCGAGACGGCCGTGGTTGGCGATATCCGCCGCCAGGCCTCGGCGCTGGCGTTTGCGCCCGGTTTCTGGCATTGGCGCGCGGCGGGGGGTGCGGAGGTCGATCTGATCATTGAGGCCGATGGCTGCCTCTATCCCGTAGAGGTCCGCCTGACCAGCAATCCACGTCCGCGGGACGCGTCGGGGATCAACGCCTTCCGCGCCGCCCATCCCGGCCAACGGATCGCGCCAGGGTTGATTGTCTGTGCGGCCGACCGTCCCCGTCGCGTCACCGAAAATGTTTTCGCCCTACCCTGGGACTGGCTGGTCACGCCCGGATGAGCGGCCCCAGATTCGGGGAATGTCCTACGCCACCGCTGCCGCGTCGAAACCGAGGTCGAAACCCGGTCGAAACCGACATGTGGGCCCCGCTCAACGCTTGACAGCGCAGGCGACCTGTCGCACAATCGCAACCGATACGGGCGCGTGGTGTTCAGGCGCCAGCGCATGGGCGGCGGACGCGCGAAGGGAGTTTCTTTTGGCTCAGGCTTTCACTAATGGGTTTCCGGATCAGGCTCGTCCCGGTACCGGCGGGACCCGCGTCACCTGCATCATCTGGGATTGGAACGGAACCCTGTTGGATGATGTCTGCGCCTCGGTAAACGCGCTGAACGCGCTCATGGCGCCCCGCGGCCTTGGTCCCGAAACCGTGGCGCGCTACCGCGACCGCTTCGGCTTTCCGGTCAGCGACTATTACCAGGAGGCCGGCTTCGACCTGGCCCGTGAGGATTGGGAGCGCCTGGCCCGCGACTATCACGACGCCTATCTCGCGCAGCCCGACCTGCGCCTCTTCGACGACGCCCGGCCCGTTCTGAACACCCTCGCCGCCTGCGGCATCCGCCAGGCGATCCTCTCGTCGTGCGAACAGTCGATCCTGGAGCGCCTGATCGGCGAGGCGCGGCTGACCGGCTGCTTCTCCCGCATCTTCGGCTCCGACAACCTGCACGGGCTCTCCAAGGCCGAACGCGGACGCGGCCTCGTCCGCGATCTCGGCTGCATCGCCGCCTCGACGCTTTTCGTGGGCGACACCCTTCATGACCACGACGTGGCCGCCGAACTCGGCTGCCGCTGCGTCCTCGTCGCCCGCGGACATCAATCCCGCGAGCGGCTGCTCGCCGCCTGCCGGCCGGTCATCGACCGCCTGGACGATCTTCCCCGCCTCATCGCCGAAGGAATCTGCTGATGCCCGTGACGCTCACCACCACCGACCGCCTCCCGCCGTTGGCCCGCGACGAGCAATTTCTCGACGGCGCCCTGCTGGTGCGGTCGCGCTCGGGGCTGCATCCCACGGAACGCGCGCTGTTGGAGCGGCTGCCGAC
It contains:
- a CDS encoding phosphopantothenoylcysteine decarboxylase; translated protein: MKQTKPVEVVLGVTGSIAVYKAAELARLMIKAGWSVHVVMTEAATRFVTPLTFRTLSRNPVGVSALDDPEEWMPGHVSLAERAGIMVVAPCTANVLAKLAHGLADDLLTATALATRAPLLIAPAMNTGMWDHPATQANLATVRARGAGIIEAAAGELACGANGPGRMAEPEAILEAARRMIGHGQHGQS
- a CDS encoding type III pantothenate kinase, producing MRCVVIDVGNTSTSLALYVDGRVSRFAHVAGGVVKNPDACAAAVRRAAKGGVCGAVLGSVVPATNPLWRTLVMRELGCTPLVVRAGIPMAVAIDYPDPRTIGADRLANAAGGVVKYGAPLIVADFGTALTFDIVTPARGYIGGVIAPGLPLMTDYLHERTALLPHVAPGGACPKIGRSTRGAIQIGARIGYRGMVREIVGYLLQTLGPDVTLVGTGGFARWVLTGIGMPFVIDPHLTVFGLGTIFEQNAESKK
- the nadC gene encoding carboxylating nicotinate-nucleotide diphosphorylase → MGNPRAFEAVRLALDEDVGPGDVTTLALVDPDAEAVGAILSRAACRVAGGAVAAAVLQAVDPDVVCETVIADGCDAAPGATVLAIRGRAAAILTAERTALNFMQRMCGIATLTSRFAEVVKPWGTQILDTRKTTPGLRLFEKYSVLCGGGANHRFGLFDRVLMKDNHRRLWQGGDPSRLDLAVAAARRCFPAIPVEVEVESVEELVSALRGNPDWVMLDNMDCARMRECVQITAGRARLEASGGITLERAAAVAATGVDAISLGCLTHSAPAVDLSLEWAAV
- a CDS encoding ATP-binding protein: MFKERSLSSRVRGAVKSFRVVVVSGARQTGKTTLLRHLFPEWDCVTFDPVTDIEGARADPDLFLDNHPPPLILDEIQYAAEVVAALKRRVDRAGDLPGQYILTGSQQWQVMRVLAESLAGRAVFIDLHGLSVAESADAPESGWLPFWLGGADAFMDHQAGRRSGLRLHRWLWRGSLPGTLLVEDAWIASFWDAYQRTYIERDARALAELGDWQQFGLFLRLAGALSAQEVNASQFGREMGVTPRTARKWLDVLTGTFQWHEIPAWQGNAVKRVIAKPKGYLGDTGLICHGQRISSSEALGGHPLLGALFETAVVGDIRRQASALAFAPGFWHWRAAGGAEVDLIIEADGCLYPVEVRLTSNPRPRDASGINAFRAAHPGQRIAPGLIVCAADRPRRVTENVFALPWDWLVTPG
- a CDS encoding HAD family hydrolase yields the protein MFSPYPGTGWSRPDERPQIRGMSYATAAASKPRSKPGRNRHVGPAQRLTAQATCRTIATDTGAWCSGASAWAADARREFLLAQAFTNGFPDQARPGTGGTRVTCIIWDWNGTLLDDVCASVNALNALMAPRGLGPETVARYRDRFGFPVSDYYQEAGFDLAREDWERLARDYHDAYLAQPDLRLFDDARPVLNTLAACGIRQAILSSCEQSILERLIGEARLTGCFSRIFGSDNLHGLSKAERGRGLVRDLGCIAASTLFVGDTLHDHDVAAELGCRCVLVARGHQSRERLLAACRPVIDRLDDLPRLIAEGIC